The Plasmodium vivax chromosome 13, whole genome shotgun sequence nucleotide sequence GGCCGAAAGGGTGAATGGCCGAATGGATGAAAAGatgaatgaataaaaaagatgAGCGGATGaaggaaaatatgaatatattttttgatcaCCCTTTTTTGTAGATTGGTAAAGGaaagtattataaataatatacgcAAAAATTACggaaaaatgtttaaaaaaatagcggaaaaacaaaaatttgttttttgttatcTGCGATTGCGCATGGaaacttgaaaaaaaaataaaaatgtataaaattgagcgtaatatataaatatatattatatataaatatatatattgtactttatattgttatatatatttatatatatatatatacatgcgtGGCTATGTTTGCCTCCGACTATTTGCTGTATTATGAGAgtgtatataattataaataaatggtaATTATGAGtactttataaatttatatatagcaGGGTAATTAAACATCACTcttgtcatattttttgcgATGTCAAGCACCCAATTTGTGATTGCGCGTCATCACCTACTTTGCTTTCGGGTTTTGCGTAAAATCCGACTAAAAATGAATGGGCTAAGCTTTGCAATGCGCGCAAAAGTATATGTAACGTAACATAACTGCATATGCGCGAgggtatttatatataatgtaaataatgtacataaatgtatataattgtaaataaatatataaatatattatatattatatatttactacCCGTCAATAGTGCTCTCtctgtttgaaaaaaaaagaatagcaTGTCAACTTGCAATTTTCATTTGAAAATTTAACGTTTATATATGCGCTAAATATATAGGGAAACGAGGACTggatgaatattttttttttttttttttttttccaacgtGCTTTAATATATACGAGGGAGCACTTACTAGAGGCAACCCATTtccgcaattttttttttacgaaaaatgctcgtatatatttaagtaaatatttgcaaaatatctccaattttgatgaaagtttttttttggcgattGTGCCCAATTTACATGAATGACTATTACGACGAATTTACATGTTcaatttatcattatatttgCCCTTCACGACCAGTTTGTTTTCGCGTAACCTTAATGCGCGGAATTGCCGTCAAGTTCGCCCACGTGCAGTAATGCAATGCAAtgatgaaaagaaataaaataaaaacatgcacggggggaaaaagtaACTCCAGGGGtagattatatataaatttttacgcGTACTAGggcggtaaaaaaaaaaaaaaaaaaaaaaaactgcatgaGGCTTTCCGCGACGGAGCTTCCCttttcgtatattttttgaaaaattgaaaaaaaaaaaaaataataagttaggaaggagaaaaaaggcaaaggggtcaacttttttttttttcgttcagcgcaaaaaaaaaaaaaaaaaaaaaaaaatattattatttatttgtacaaaaattGCTGTTATACAGCGTACGCGCACGTATTGTATGtactattaatatataaaatatatactaatGCGTACGTACATCCGTTTTGCGTTCTGCTCGCGAAAAGCGGAAGGAGGATTTCCTAAtcgcacgaaaaaaaaaagggcgccCTCGTCTGCCGAAGCgggcttttttatttcacgcAGGGAAGGTCACCACACCACTTGACCACCTCACCCAGCGCAAAAGAACAGCTATTTCGCGCATCCGGCAATCGGTTCGCGCAGTTGCCTCTaagcatgtacatacataaatattgtttgaaaaaaatcgcGCTTCACTCCTTTCGTATGCGAGTAAaaaggtaagaaaaaaataggaagccTTTTAAAAcacatgcaaaatgggatgtCCGTAGTAACTGCGCTGCTGCCTAATGTGAAAAGCTTTCAATTTGCTCCAGTTTGTGTAAATACGTGAACGAAGAATGCATCGTTAAATGGCAGTTTTTGTTTGCCTCTTCGATTGGCCTGTTGTGACTATTTGGAATAAAGAAGTCCAGAGTGTCCCTCGTCCATTCCCTGTGTCCTCTTATCTTTACACCTGCAAAATTGAATTTGCGCAAAAGCGTTTTGGAGCGAAAGAGCGTTCGCCAAGCTGCATGCATGGGAGCCAGCGCATGCGCGTCCATATGTGTGCATTGCTCAGGGgacatatgtgcacacaccTCTGTACGTACAGCTGTGCATGCGATCATGTGGCATGTCAAAATGGCTTGCTGGTGAGCTGCAAACAAACCAGCGAAAGGATCGCATAACAAATGCGCACGaatgtaagaaaaaaggTTCACAGCGAAGGTAAAACAGCCGCTTCAAAAGCAGTGGAGAAGCGGTAATGGCTACATAAATATGCTCAGCTCCGTTTATACACAATGAATAAGCTCCTTTCGCACGCGCGCACGTAATATGtttgtgtatgtacacatgtgcacgcATTCACGAATTTACGCTCTAGCgcagcacaaaaagggggaattcCTTACCCCCCCTCGCAGCATATGGCCATAGTGCACATTTCGCGTATTACCTCCAAGAAAAGCACCCCTCACTTGTGGACGCGCAACTTCTTAAACGTTTTGCAGTGGTTTATCCCATATTCTGTAGAGAAGTACGTGCCTGCGGGgagaggggaggaaaaaaaaaagggattcgTTCCAGGCACATGTGTACGGTTGTGCAAACGATAAGATAAGTGTATCTGTACGAATCGGTGcgtatgcaaatttttatgtacactaAAACTGCGTATAATTGCGTATGCTAGTGCAAGTGGGCGGGATGAATTCCCAGTTTGTTAAGGGTTAAACAGCGGGGCGTATCTGTGCAATGCCCCACAGCCCTCTACTCTGCTCATCAGTTGCAATGATGGAGCaaccccattttgcttaatttgGCATGCACATATGATAAAGTGCCAAGCGTATTAACAATTGTTTTATGGACTGTTCAAAAGAATTTTAACACCAGATAAGGTTAAAATTGGGGCGGTGTGCTTGAGCATATGGCGTCGTGTCCGTCTACCGCTATGCCGACGAGGAGCCACCTCTATCTATGCGGctacctcccccccgcgctaCGTACCTGTCTCCGCGTCAAACACGCAAGCCAAATCTGGTGACATCAGATGCTCGGAGGATGAATTGCACGAATCCGTCATGAACGTCTGATCAAGGGTGTCGATGAAGGTCCACTTGCATTTGTAGTAGGGGttctctttcttcttctccttttcctccttcgttATCTTAAACTTGATAGGAATGTGCAAGTTTGAAATAGGCGCCTTGTCCTTATTCAAGCGAAGGTCGTAAGAATAGTCATATTTAATTAACTGGTCTTGcacaattaaataaatttccaaATCGGTAAGGTTAGGCTTCCTTGCTGTTATGAGAAAATCTTTCTTATAATCCATGGAAGTTGCTATAGGGGTAGAGCTGCGAAACtccacatatatgtgtatctTTGGCGGTATGATAATTAACGCAACTGTGTTTTTCTTAAAACCACAGAGATAGCCTCTGAACACGTTAATATTTTTCGGCACTATCATAGTTCCCCACgagaaaaaatgtataaagaAGTTATACTTCCCACTACTTAAGGGCAGTTTCGGCAATTTCATGATGCTGGAATCTTGGTGTTGCTCATAGGCACCATAGAGCAAAGCTAAGTTGTTAATAGGATGGCAGCAACAGAACCCGTCAGAATAGTTAATACAACTGACTTTGAACGAATCCGTGTCGTTCACTTTGCTTATCACTAGACATTTTTCCGGGATAATTCTAATGAATACATTTCCTTGGTTTAGTATAAACACTGTTGGTCTCCATGTCTTGGCTAACACGGGAAGTCGCTCCGAACTATTCCAAGTAATAATGTTCTGTGTTATGGGCAACTTCATTAAgattttttgctccccttcGATACATACTATGATATCTCTACATTTATATACCTTGATGTCATATTTTCCACTCAAGGATGCCTCCAACTCTGGTGGCGGATTTCTGTCTTCAAACGATTTCAGCACAGCAATTCGTTCATCGTCGAACACCGTTTTTTTAAGGATCAACGGCCTTTCCAGTGCTGACCAGGAGTTCCCATCGAAGAAGTACGtgggggaaaatattttcgcctttttttcgagGTTGTACTTTTTTGGCTCTTCGTAGCTTTCGAAGCTGTACGCAGCTTGGAAGGGTTTGACTGGGACTGGCTCGTTCGTCCTCTCCATCTTGGGGGGTTGCTATTACG carries:
- a CDS encoding hypothetical protein, conserved (encoded by transcript PVX_086045A), encoding MERTNEPVPVKPFQAAYSFESYEEPKKYNLEKKAKIFSPTYFFDGNSWSALERPLILKKTVFDDERIAVLKSFEDRNPPPELEASLSGKYDIKVYKCRDIIVCIEGEQKILMKLPITQNIITWNSSERLPVLAKTWRPTVFILNQGNVFIRIIPEKCLVISKVNDTDSFKVSCINYSDGFCCCHPINNLALLYGAYEQHQDSSIMKLPKLPLSSGKYNFFIHFFSWGTMIVPKNINVFRGYLCGFKKNTVALIIIPPKIHIYVEFRSSTPIATSMDYKKDFLITARKPNLTDLEIYLIVQDQLIKYDYSYDLRLNKDKAPISNLHIPIKFKITKEEKEKKKENPYYKCKWTFIDTLDQTFMTDSCNSSSEHLMSPDLACVFDAETGT